A genomic segment from Pseudomonas sp. S09G 359 encodes:
- a CDS encoding EAL domain-containing protein, with protein sequence MNSRIKSRADTEGAKFIRQAILSRSHTLWGNEFSIVGTAPGEQPDNAYCEALRHISRRHTPTQAASHTFLRIDQTALMSEATLTQLTQAARDLEKHQQHLTLSIDNPLDALPGPVERRAMVRQLYKLKDQSGIKLAYNNYTLDTKPCDLLIDLTLYDYIKMPFPDSALRLSLNTRSDLFDRLYDRMLELINVTRVCFIADHIEFSDSAMLARNLPFEYFQGGYYSPADRL encoded by the coding sequence GTGAATAGCAGAATAAAATCCCGTGCCGACACTGAGGGCGCCAAGTTCATCAGGCAGGCCATCCTCTCGCGCAGTCATACCTTATGGGGCAATGAGTTCAGCATCGTGGGCACCGCCCCTGGCGAACAGCCCGACAACGCCTACTGCGAGGCGCTGCGCCATATCAGCCGCCGGCACACGCCGACACAGGCCGCCAGCCACACGTTCCTGCGCATCGACCAGACCGCCCTGATGAGCGAAGCCACCCTTACGCAGCTGACACAGGCAGCCCGGGACCTGGAAAAACACCAACAACACCTCACACTCAGCATCGACAACCCACTGGACGCACTTCCCGGGCCAGTGGAGCGCAGGGCAATGGTGCGCCAGCTGTATAAACTCAAAGACCAGAGTGGTATCAAGCTGGCCTACAACAATTACACACTCGATACAAAGCCATGCGATCTATTGATTGACCTGACACTGTACGACTACATAAAAATGCCCTTCCCCGACTCGGCCCTCAGGCTGAGCCTGAACACACGCTCCGACCTGTTCGATCGGCTCTATGACCGTATGCTGGAGCTGATCAATGTCACTAGAGTTTGCTTCATCGCCGACCATATAGAGTTTTCCGACAGCGCAATGCTCGCTAGAAACTTGCCGTTCGAATACTTTCAGGGCGGCTATTACTCGCCCGCAGACCGCTTATAA
- a CDS encoding LysR family transcriptional regulator yields MNRNDLRRVDMNLLVIFEALMFEKNLTRVAEKLFMGQPAVSAALGRLRDLFDDPLLLRNGRGMEPTPRAMAILKELQPAMDTISGAVSRAKDFDPSTSCAVFRIGLSDDAEFGLFPPLLSRLREEAPGIVVVVRRANYLLMSSLLASGEITVGVSYTTDLPANAKRKKLRDIPCKVLRGDDGLAPLSLDDYCERPHAMVSFSGDLSGNIDLDLARIGRARRVVLAVPQFSGLRALLAGTQIIATVPDYAACALTEGTTLRAEDPPFAIDAAELSMVWSGVHDNDPAERWLRARISEHMAVGGGGGGR; encoded by the coding sequence ATGAATCGCAACGACCTGCGCCGCGTCGACATGAACCTGCTGGTGATTTTCGAAGCGTTGATGTTCGAGAAGAACCTGACCCGGGTGGCCGAAAAACTCTTCATGGGCCAACCGGCGGTGAGCGCGGCATTGGGGCGCTTGCGAGATTTGTTCGACGACCCGTTGCTGCTGCGCAACGGGCGGGGCATGGAGCCCACGCCACGCGCCATGGCGATACTCAAGGAGCTGCAACCGGCTATGGACACCATTTCTGGCGCAGTCAGCCGCGCCAAGGATTTCGACCCTTCGACCAGTTGTGCGGTGTTTCGTATCGGTTTGTCCGACGACGCTGAGTTCGGCTTGTTCCCGCCCTTGCTCAGCCGATTGCGGGAAGAGGCGCCGGGGATTGTCGTGGTGGTACGGCGGGCCAATTACTTGCTGATGTCGTCGTTGCTGGCCAGCGGTGAGATTACGGTGGGGGTGAGCTACACGACTGATTTGCCGGCGAATGCCAAGCGCAAGAAGCTGCGGGATATTCCGTGCAAGGTGCTACGTGGGGATGACGGTTTGGCGCCGCTGAGCTTGGATGATTATTGCGAGCGGCCCCATGCGATGGTGTCGTTTTCCGGGGATCTGAGTGGCAATATCGACCTGGACCTGGCGCGTATTGGCCGGGCTCGGCGGGTGGTGTTGGCGGTGCCGCAGTTCAGTGGGTTGCGGGCGCTTTTGGCGGGCACGCAGATTATTGCGACGGTGCCGGATTATGCGGCGTGTGCGTTGACTGAGGGGACGACGTTACGGGCTGAGGACCCGCCGTTTGCGATTGATGCGGCGGAGTTGTCGATGGTGTGGAGTGGGGTGCATGACAATGATCCGGCGGAGCGGTGGTTGCGGGCCAGGATTTCGGAGCATATGGCTGTGGGTGGGGGAGGCGGCGGCCGCTGA
- a CDS encoding helix-turn-helix domain-containing protein, with protein sequence MSSFKKYAFAPTLPAIALQDFRPSAELFHYDANPSILHSITLPYQPFDATWQDSRTSLPKDQHSAANTHTRPPEIATQTTQLYPQDFWLLTQHDRTLVKGGLRISLTTIESALIKKMLHHEERVVSKEELIRNIGREPEQYRGLEMCLSRLQEKFKRANHGERLFRAVRNRGYCLTQKIRKPLDPPQARR encoded by the coding sequence ATGAGCTCATTCAAGAAATACGCCTTTGCCCCGACACTTCCGGCGATCGCATTGCAGGACTTCAGGCCCAGCGCAGAGTTATTCCACTATGACGCAAACCCTTCGATCCTGCATTCCATCACCTTGCCCTACCAACCCTTTGACGCTACCTGGCAAGATTCAAGAACCTCCCTACCCAAGGATCAACACAGCGCCGCCAATACCCATACTCGCCCTCCGGAAATAGCCACGCAGACCACCCAGCTGTACCCACAGGATTTCTGGCTGCTGACCCAGCATGACCGAACACTGGTCAAGGGCGGCTTGCGCATTTCGTTGACGACCATTGAGTCTGCCCTGATTAAAAAGATGCTTCACCATGAGGAGCGCGTGGTCAGCAAGGAAGAGTTGATTCGTAATATCGGGCGCGAGCCGGAACAATATCGCGGCTTGGAGATGTGCCTCAGTCGCCTGCAGGAAAAGTTCAAGCGAGCCAACCACGGCGAGCGCCTGTTTCGTGCAGTAAGAAACCGTGGTTATTGCCTCACGCAAAAAATCAGGAAGCCGCTCGATCCCCCCCAAGCACGTCGATAA
- a CDS encoding winged helix-turn-helix domain-containing protein codes for MEKDARTPKVGRSSAITVMNNPQAIDADGTVRFGGYVFHRQQRLVSKAGWPVPLGGRALDILAVLLEAPGQFFSKAELIERVWPRSVVEENNLRVHIAALRRALDGQRLILNDPLRGYCFAAPVQGVLQAATAQHNLAARLSPVIGREELLGVLVRRLSGQQLMTLTGCAGVGKSTLALALAERVLPRYRDGVWWVDLATVEAPLTMLRHLATALQLEPSGSATELCRQLAGRQLLLVLDGADRLLGACRHLLRVLREQAPRVSVLVSSREALHAPGEWVMRVPPLALPAPAALGSVEQAMGNPAVQLFVARVCAGQQGFVLRPQDLAPLRDICRRLDGIPLALELAAAQVDALGVRGVQTQLRRGLQVLTRGRRTAVERHQSLTAALDWTYERLSLPERWLFLQLGLFKMAVSLPTLSQLVAGTELEHADLSYLLARLVDTSLLTLEPGPGYPRYRLLNCLRSYALAQLRDPLQVARLQQGYGHYLGPFSGRAFVLQLVEQAAYAD; via the coding sequence ATGGAAAAGGATGCGCGAACGCCCAAGGTCGGGCGTTCCAGCGCGATAACAGTCATGAACAACCCTCAGGCGATTGACGCTGATGGCACGGTGCGCTTCGGCGGCTATGTCTTTCACCGGCAACAGCGGCTGGTCAGCAAGGCTGGCTGGCCGGTGCCCTTGGGCGGCCGTGCGCTGGATATCCTCGCGGTGTTGTTGGAGGCGCCCGGGCAGTTTTTCAGCAAGGCCGAGTTGATCGAGCGGGTCTGGCCCCGCAGCGTGGTGGAAGAGAACAACCTGCGAGTGCACATCGCCGCACTGCGCCGTGCCCTCGACGGGCAGCGCTTGATTCTCAATGACCCCTTGCGCGGCTACTGCTTCGCGGCGCCTGTGCAGGGCGTGCTCCAGGCCGCTACCGCGCAGCACAACCTGGCCGCGCGGCTCAGCCCGGTGATCGGTCGCGAAGAACTGTTGGGCGTATTGGTGCGGCGCTTGTCCGGGCAACAGTTGATGACCCTCACCGGTTGCGCCGGCGTGGGCAAGAGCACCTTGGCCCTGGCGCTGGCCGAGCGGGTGTTGCCGCGCTATCGCGACGGCGTGTGGTGGGTCGACCTGGCTACTGTCGAAGCGCCGCTGACGATGTTGCGCCACCTGGCCACCGCGCTGCAGCTGGAGCCCAGCGGCAGCGCCACCGAACTGTGTCGCCAATTGGCCGGCAGGCAACTATTACTGGTACTCGACGGCGCCGACCGACTGCTTGGCGCCTGTCGGCATCTGCTGCGGGTGTTACGCGAGCAGGCGCCCCGGGTCAGCGTGCTGGTCAGCAGCCGCGAAGCCCTGCATGCCCCTGGCGAATGGGTGATGCGCGTACCTCCACTGGCGCTGCCCGCACCGGCGGCGTTGGGCAGTGTTGAACAGGCGATGGGCAACCCGGCGGTGCAGTTATTCGTGGCGCGGGTGTGTGCCGGCCAGCAGGGGTTCGTCTTGCGCCCTCAGGACCTGGCACCGCTGCGGGATATCTGCCGGCGTCTCGACGGCATTCCCCTGGCCCTCGAGCTCGCTGCCGCCCAAGTCGACGCCCTTGGCGTGCGCGGCGTGCAGACGCAGTTGCGCCGTGGCTTGCAGGTACTGACCCGTGGCCGGCGCACGGCCGTGGAGCGCCACCAATCCCTGACTGCCGCCCTGGACTGGACCTACGAACGCCTGAGCCTGCCGGAGCGCTGGCTGTTCCTGCAACTGGGCTTGTTCAAGATGGCGGTGAGCTTGCCCACCTTGAGTCAACTGGTGGCCGGCACCGAGCTGGAACACGCCGACCTGTCCTACTTGCTCGCACGCCTGGTCGACACGTCGCTGCTGACCCTTGAACCCGGCCCCGGCTACCCGCGCTATCGCTTGCTCAATTGCCTGCGCAGCTATGCCTTGGCGCAACTGCGCGACCCCCTGCAGGTGGCGCGTTTGCAACAGGGTTATGGGCATTACCTGGGGCCGTTTTCAGGCCGGGCGTTTGTCCTGCAACTCGTCGAGCAGGCTGCGTACGCGGACTAG
- a CDS encoding winged helix-turn-helix domain-containing protein produces the protein MSDQRDQAVHFGPYRIHPHQRLVLEAGRPLRLGRRAVDILLILLEQAGNVVSKQELIARVWPKSVVEDGNLRVHMAALRKALGDGQAGQRYIVTVAQRGYSFVAPLSIEPMTMPTEGEPQRPCHNLPLRRTRMIGRQSLIDSLVQHLPEQRFITLTGAGGIGKTTVALRVAELLIGHYRDGIRLLDLAPLSAPSMILPNLAALLDLTHTEHEPLAEFARRLQERQVLLVIDNCEHLLDDIALISETLLRHAPKVHILATSREALRAEGEYVQRLEPLACPPASGNRAQALGYPALQLLIERAMSHQDSFELSEAELPLAIDICQRLDGIPLAIELVAAQIERFGLPRLLVQMEDNFRLLTRGRRSALPRHQTLRATLDWSFDLLTGCEQICLRRLAVFRGGFSLASAAAVIAGEQIAPAEVLGSITQLVAKSLLNVEPGDDEMVYRLLDITRTYALEKLSIADELGATRERHANRCLTLMNQAQDDWEQTATQIWIDRYAPLREDIRAALDWGLGEHGVHLLGIRLTVSAMPLWQELSLLREHGLYVGKALARLEQSNAPSQRLHMALQLAHGSFCYHTQGGTPQTVDAFACAQRLAEAGKDLAGQLRAVSGQMAVSLCDGNYREALVQSLHFDQLHFDPSAPQAEPLLALSAQRLRVLAQHFAGHQALAQQNAEQVIQRMAQSGHLNRFTHGFGVQYDQSVASLTILARILWLRGFPERAARTAEQALTLALQINHGTSICYTLALAGVVIAHYNGDSLAARDQLDLLLQQAQKHSVQLFHTWARCYEGTTPITEVQGLGLVEDILVTFNAHAVDDALFERARNGAAGWCTPEILRVRAESLADTGAAETLLLEALGLAHQQGALAWELRCAMSLARRWQTQGRVQPARDLLASVYGRFTEGFATQDLVRVRSLLDELQDKRPA, from the coding sequence ATGAGTGACCAACGCGATCAGGCCGTGCATTTTGGCCCCTACCGCATCCACCCGCACCAGCGCCTGGTGTTGGAAGCCGGCCGCCCTCTGCGTTTGGGGCGGCGGGCGGTGGATATCCTGCTGATCCTGCTGGAGCAGGCCGGCAATGTCGTGAGCAAGCAGGAACTGATCGCCCGGGTCTGGCCCAAAAGCGTGGTCGAGGACGGCAACCTGCGGGTGCATATGGCGGCGTTGCGCAAGGCACTGGGCGATGGCCAGGCCGGGCAGCGCTATATCGTGACGGTGGCCCAGCGCGGCTACAGTTTTGTGGCGCCCCTGAGCATCGAACCGATGACAATGCCCACCGAAGGCGAACCCCAACGCCCGTGCCACAACCTGCCGCTGCGGCGCACCCGCATGATCGGCCGCCAGTCGCTGATCGACAGCCTGGTGCAGCACTTGCCCGAGCAGCGCTTTATCACCCTGACCGGCGCCGGCGGCATCGGCAAGACCACCGTCGCGCTGCGCGTGGCGGAATTGCTGATCGGCCACTACCGCGACGGAATTCGCCTGCTGGACCTGGCGCCCCTCAGCGCACCGTCGATGATCCTGCCTAACCTCGCCGCCCTGCTCGACCTGACCCACACCGAGCACGAACCGCTCGCCGAATTTGCACGCCGCTTGCAGGAGCGCCAGGTGCTGCTGGTGATCGACAACTGCGAACACCTGCTGGACGATATCGCGCTGATCAGCGAAACCCTGCTGCGCCATGCCCCCAAAGTGCACATCCTGGCCACCAGCCGCGAAGCCCTGCGCGCCGAGGGTGAATATGTGCAACGCCTGGAGCCCCTGGCCTGCCCGCCCGCCAGCGGCAACCGCGCCCAGGCCCTGGGCTACCCGGCCCTGCAATTGCTGATCGAGCGGGCCATGTCCCATCAAGACAGCTTTGAACTCAGTGAAGCCGAACTGCCCCTGGCGATTGATATCTGCCAGCGCCTCGACGGCATTCCGCTCGCCATCGAACTGGTGGCGGCGCAGATCGAGCGCTTCGGCCTGCCCAGGCTGCTGGTGCAGATGGAAGACAACTTCCGCCTGCTCACCCGTGGCCGGCGCAGCGCCCTGCCGCGCCATCAAACCTTGCGCGCCACACTGGACTGGAGCTTCGACCTGCTCACCGGTTGCGAACAGATTTGCCTGCGCCGACTGGCGGTGTTCCGGGGCGGCTTCAGCCTGGCCAGTGCGGCGGCGGTGATTGCTGGTGAGCAAATCGCGCCCGCCGAGGTGTTGGGGTCGATCACCCAACTGGTGGCCAAGTCCTTGCTGAATGTGGAGCCCGGTGATGACGAAATGGTCTACCGCCTGCTGGACATCACCCGCACCTACGCCCTGGAAAAACTCAGTATTGCCGACGAGCTTGGCGCCACCCGCGAACGCCACGCCAACCGCTGCCTGACCTTGATGAACCAGGCACAGGACGATTGGGAGCAAACGGCGACGCAAATCTGGATCGACCGCTATGCACCGCTGCGTGAAGACATCCGCGCCGCCCTCGACTGGGGCCTGGGCGAGCACGGTGTGCACCTGCTGGGTATTCGTCTTACCGTCAGCGCCATGCCGTTGTGGCAGGAACTGTCATTACTGCGCGAGCACGGCCTGTACGTGGGTAAGGCCTTGGCGCGGCTCGAGCAATCCAATGCGCCGAGCCAGCGCTTGCACATGGCCTTGCAACTGGCGCACGGCAGCTTTTGCTATCACACCCAAGGCGGTACGCCACAGACCGTCGATGCCTTTGCCTGCGCGCAGCGCCTGGCGGAGGCCGGCAAGGACCTGGCCGGGCAGTTGCGCGCGGTATCGGGGCAGATGGCGGTCAGCCTGTGCGATGGCAACTATCGCGAGGCCCTGGTGCAAAGCCTGCATTTCGATCAACTGCATTTTGATCCGTCAGCCCCCCAGGCCGAGCCGTTGCTGGCGCTTAGCGCCCAACGCCTGCGCGTACTCGCGCAGCACTTTGCGGGCCACCAGGCGCTGGCGCAGCAGAATGCCGAGCAGGTGATCCAGCGCATGGCCCAGAGCGGCCATCTCAACCGCTTTACCCATGGTTTTGGCGTGCAGTACGACCAGAGCGTGGCCTCGTTGACCATCCTCGCGCGTATCCTCTGGTTGCGCGGCTTCCCCGAGCGCGCGGCGCGCACAGCTGAACAGGCCCTGACGCTGGCGTTGCAGATCAACCACGGTACGTCGATCTGCTACACCCTGGCCCTGGCCGGGGTGGTGATCGCCCACTACAACGGCGATAGCCTCGCAGCACGCGATCAGTTGGACCTGCTGTTGCAGCAGGCACAAAAACATTCGGTGCAGTTGTTCCACACCTGGGCGCGCTGCTACGAGGGCACCACACCCATTACCGAGGTGCAGGGGCTCGGCTTGGTCGAGGACATCCTGGTGACTTTCAACGCCCACGCGGTAGACGACGCCTTGTTCGAACGCGCCAGGAACGGCGCGGCCGGCTGGTGCACCCCGGAGATTCTGCGGGTGCGCGCCGAGAGCCTGGCCGATACCGGCGCCGCCGAAACGTTGCTGCTTGAAGCCCTGGGCCTGGCGCACCAACAAGGCGCGCTGGCCTGGGAGCTGCGTTGCGCAATGTCGTTGGCGCGACGGTGGCAGACCCAAGGCCGCGTGCAGCCGGCCCGCGACTTGCTGGCAAGCGTCTATGGGCGGTTTACCGAAGGGTTTGCCACCCAGGATCTAGTCCGCGTACGCAGCCTGCTCGACGAGTTGCAGGACAAACGCCCGGCCTGA
- a CDS encoding winged helix-turn-helix domain-containing protein has translation MHFSNVLAIARTPSKSEDFRELIVRTVADNLKVDTRCYGQLSDTQENHGHYRAIIIEIDTPSASNQTLDIIRKTRNENPGCSIFVVVTFASTLSKTKYYLAGADYCVKVVDTSPEQKLSQFDAFLSESARLNHRELVLDQDHMCIYGDGKKLEISFVEMKVLEALIEQRLLSHNEIASVMGLNTKYYDSRALEKSISRLRSKIKAHYGDNIIQNIRGYGYKLSRGLICVNHFQPVKERSNRE, from the coding sequence ATGCATTTTTCCAATGTCCTCGCTATTGCAAGGACTCCCTCCAAATCGGAGGACTTTCGGGAGCTGATAGTTCGCACTGTAGCGGATAATTTAAAAGTCGATACACGGTGCTACGGGCAACTAAGCGACACCCAGGAAAATCACGGACATTACCGTGCCATCATTATAGAAATCGATACACCCTCTGCCAGCAATCAAACCCTGGACATAATAAGAAAGACCCGGAACGAAAATCCGGGCTGCAGTATATTTGTCGTGGTGACCTTTGCCTCTACTTTGAGCAAGACTAAATATTACCTGGCCGGTGCGGATTACTGCGTCAAGGTGGTAGACACTTCCCCCGAACAGAAATTAAGCCAATTTGATGCCTTTCTCAGTGAGAGCGCCCGCCTGAACCACCGCGAACTGGTACTCGACCAAGACCATATGTGTATTTATGGCGACGGCAAAAAGTTGGAAATATCCTTCGTCGAGATGAAAGTACTCGAGGCACTCATCGAACAGAGACTACTTAGTCATAATGAAATCGCGAGTGTCATGGGGCTTAACACCAAATACTACGATTCCAGGGCGTTGGAAAAGTCTATCAGCCGCCTGCGCAGCAAAATCAAAGCGCACTACGGTGACAATATCATCCAGAACATCCGTGGCTACGGCTATAAGCTCAGCCGGGGCCTTATTTGCGTCAACCATTTCCAACCCGTCAAGGAGAGGTCGAACCGTGAATAG
- a CDS encoding undecaprenyl-phosphate glucose phosphotransferase, which produces MLNNTRMHRNLTPKGLTFWGQWTLASGLVVTLLFMLVLFKTGQLEYNYRVLAAFTILASLPAYSLCDVYSKKDDYGVGLGRLFMGWLLTVGILFAVGVACNASALFPLEILLLWAAVSYPLLALCYIPLHSLSRYYHRQLHERHKSLIVGTGKLAVDLARTLSRQKRSPLVGLVGSHTEAAQDAQPQILGELHQLPQLIRQHGIRRLYITHSLQEATHIEALYLNLLEISVDVIWVPDLNNMMLLNHCVAEVDGLPAIFLNESPLTSRPTAALSKALLDKSLALLAIIVLSPLLLLFALLIKLTSPGPVIFKQDRHGWNGQVIKVWKFRSMRLHDDSEVRQASRNDSRITPVGRFIRRTSIDELPQLFNVLQGHMALVGPRPHAIAHNDYYSGKIRAYMARHRIKPGITGLAQVNGCRGETETLEKMQQRVDIDLRYINTWSLWLDIKILLKTPFTLLSKDIY; this is translated from the coding sequence ATGCTGAATAATACTAGAATGCATCGCAACCTGACCCCCAAGGGTTTGACGTTCTGGGGCCAGTGGACACTCGCATCAGGTTTGGTCGTTACCCTGTTGTTTATGTTGGTATTGTTCAAGACCGGGCAACTTGAGTATAACTACCGGGTGTTGGCCGCCTTCACCATACTGGCCTCTCTTCCGGCCTACAGTTTGTGCGATGTCTACAGTAAAAAAGATGATTATGGCGTAGGCTTGGGCCGGTTGTTCATGGGCTGGCTGCTGACCGTGGGTATCCTGTTCGCCGTGGGCGTGGCCTGTAATGCCAGTGCCTTGTTTCCGTTGGAAATACTGTTGCTGTGGGCCGCCGTCAGTTACCCGCTATTGGCGCTGTGTTACATCCCCCTGCATAGCCTGTCCCGCTACTACCATCGCCAGCTTCACGAACGGCATAAGTCATTGATTGTGGGCACCGGCAAACTCGCCGTCGACCTGGCCAGAACCCTCTCACGCCAGAAGCGTTCGCCCCTGGTCGGGCTGGTCGGTAGCCACACCGAAGCCGCCCAGGACGCACAACCGCAGATTCTCGGCGAGCTGCACCAATTGCCGCAATTAATCCGCCAGCACGGCATACGCCGGCTTTACATCACCCATTCCCTCCAGGAAGCCACACACATTGAGGCGTTGTACCTCAACCTGCTGGAGATCAGCGTGGATGTGATCTGGGTGCCCGACCTCAATAACATGATGTTGCTCAACCATTGCGTGGCCGAAGTTGACGGGCTGCCGGCGATCTTCCTTAACGAAAGCCCGCTGACCAGCCGCCCCACCGCTGCACTGAGCAAAGCCCTGCTGGACAAGAGCCTGGCCCTGCTGGCGATCATCGTACTGAGCCCGTTGCTGCTGCTGTTCGCCCTGCTGATCAAGCTCACCTCCCCTGGGCCGGTGATCTTCAAGCAGGACCGTCATGGCTGGAATGGCCAGGTGATCAAGGTATGGAAATTCCGCTCAATGCGCCTGCATGACGACAGTGAGGTGCGCCAGGCCAGCCGCAACGACTCGCGCATCACGCCGGTGGGCCGGTTTATCCGACGCACCTCTATCGACGAGCTGCCGCAGCTGTTCAACGTGCTGCAAGGGCATATGGCGCTGGTCGGCCCACGGCCGCACGCGATTGCACACAATGATTACTACTCGGGGAAAATCCGCGCCTACATGGCCCGCCATCGGATCAAGCCGGGGATTACCGGCCTGGCCCAGGTCAATGGCTGCCGAGGCGAAACCGAGACTCTGGAGAAGATGCAGCAACGCGTGGATATCGACCTGCGCTACATCAACACCTGGTCGCTGTGGCTGGATATCAAGATTCTGCTGAAGACGCCGTTTACGCTGCTGTCCAAGGACATCTACTGA
- a CDS encoding GlxA family transcriptional regulator, whose protein sequence is MKTVAMALFPDFLLLDMAGPLEVFSIANRYLPAAAHYQILTIGTEPGPLRASNGVVVQADLLLEQAQGAYDLLLVPGGPGAYNECHPALLPWLKAAAPRARRFGSICTGAFVLGHAGLLDNHRVTTHWHYTDRLIKAFPQAIVETDRIYLQDGRLITSGGVTAGIDLALSVVAQDHGKEVAVEVAKVLLVVMKRQGGQAQFSPMTAAVAPQETAITRVQNHVLAHLEQPFTIESMAGLAGMSARHFARLFAKDVQMTPMAFLQGARIDRARQLLETTDLPLKTVAFHAGFGSVRHMRFLFSEKLGLNPTQYRQQFS, encoded by the coding sequence ATGAAAACCGTGGCCATGGCGCTGTTTCCGGACTTCTTGCTGCTCGACATGGCTGGGCCGCTTGAGGTGTTTTCGATTGCCAACCGCTATCTGCCGGCAGCGGCGCATTACCAGATCCTCACCATCGGCACCGAGCCCGGGCCATTACGCGCGTCTAATGGCGTAGTGGTGCAGGCGGACCTGTTGCTGGAGCAAGCCCAGGGCGCTTATGACCTGCTGCTGGTGCCCGGCGGGCCGGGCGCCTATAACGAGTGCCACCCCGCGTTGCTGCCCTGGCTCAAGGCTGCGGCGCCACGGGCGCGGCGCTTTGGCTCGATCTGTACCGGTGCCTTTGTGCTGGGGCACGCAGGGCTGTTGGACAATCACCGCGTGACCACCCACTGGCACTACACCGATCGGCTGATCAAGGCATTCCCCCAGGCTATCGTCGAAACCGATCGCATCTACCTGCAGGACGGGCGCTTGATCACCTCCGGCGGGGTGACCGCCGGTATCGACCTGGCGCTGTCGGTCGTGGCCCAGGACCATGGCAAGGAAGTCGCTGTGGAGGTGGCCAAGGTGCTGCTGGTGGTGATGAAGCGCCAGGGCGGCCAGGCCCAGTTCAGCCCGATGACCGCCGCCGTGGCGCCCCAGGAAACGGCAATCACCCGTGTGCAGAATCATGTGCTGGCGCATCTGGAGCAGCCATTTACCATTGAGTCCATGGCCGGGTTGGCCGGCATGAGTGCGCGCCACTTTGCGCGGTTGTTTGCCAAGGACGTGCAAATGACGCCCATGGCCTTCCTGCAAGGCGCGCGCATCGACCGCGCCCGGCAACTGCTGGAAACCACCGACTTGCCGCTCAAGACCGTGGCCTTCCATGCCGGGTTCGGCAGCGTGCGGCATATGCGCTTTCTGTTCAGCGAAAAACTCGGCCTCAACCCTACCCAATACCGACAGCAGTTCAGTTAA
- a CDS encoding pirin family protein codes for MLTLRKASERGAANHGWLKSFHTFSFANYWNPEEQGFSDLLVINDDRVAAGKGFGQHPHRDMEIFSYVLEGALEHKDTLGTGSVIRPGDVQLMSAGSGVAHSEFNHSQNRGVHFLQIWIVPAVAGAEPRYQQEHFSEAQKRGRLQLIISPDGADGSLSVRQDARVYAGLFNADETASLDLPPDRHVYIHVARGSVEINGQRLQEGDGARVRDERQIRLSQGEDAEVLVFDLRPQEVPQMP; via the coding sequence ATGCTGACCCTTCGCAAAGCTTCCGAACGCGGCGCCGCCAATCACGGTTGGTTGAAGTCGTTCCACACCTTCTCGTTCGCCAACTACTGGAACCCCGAAGAACAGGGTTTTTCCGACCTGCTGGTGATCAACGATGACCGCGTTGCGGCCGGCAAAGGCTTCGGCCAGCACCCGCACCGCGACATGGAGATTTTCTCCTATGTGCTCGAAGGTGCCCTGGAACACAAGGACACCCTGGGCACCGGCTCGGTGATCCGACCTGGCGACGTGCAACTGATGAGCGCCGGCAGCGGCGTGGCCCACAGTGAGTTCAACCACAGCCAGAACCGTGGCGTGCACTTCCTGCAAATCTGGATCGTACCCGCCGTGGCCGGTGCCGAACCGCGCTATCAACAAGAGCACTTCAGCGAGGCGCAGAAACGCGGGCGCTTGCAGTTGATCATCTCGCCGGACGGTGCCGACGGCTCCCTTAGCGTACGCCAGGATGCACGGGTGTATGCCGGGCTGTTCAATGCTGACGAAACCGCAAGCCTGGACCTGCCACCGGATCGCCACGTGTACATCCACGTGGCCCGGGGCAGCGTTGAGATCAACGGCCAACGCTTGCAGGAAGGCGACGGCGCCCGAGTGCGTGATGAGCGCCAGATTCGCCTGAGCCAGGGCGAGGACGCCGAAGTGCTGGTGTTCGACCTGCGCCCTCAGGAAGTGCCGCAGATGCCATGA
- a CDS encoding helix-turn-helix domain-containing protein has protein sequence MARIEYCTPRLSATGGLCPRRERIAKQLILANLGESLAIADLAQACALSRSHFSRAFKCTTGLSPQEWIRQQRIRRAKELITQSSLSLTQISLECGFCDQAHFCHMFTRSEGVNPMTWRNHQLRHKPQEIAA, from the coding sequence ATGGCCCGAATTGAGTACTGTACTCCCCGCTTATCCGCTACCGGCGGCCTATGCCCTCGGCGCGAGCGTATCGCCAAGCAATTGATCCTCGCCAACCTCGGCGAAAGCCTGGCCATTGCCGACCTGGCCCAGGCCTGCGCGCTGTCGCGCAGCCACTTTTCCCGCGCTTTCAAGTGCACCACCGGGCTGTCGCCCCAGGAATGGATCCGCCAGCAGCGTATCCGGCGCGCCAAGGAGCTGATTACCCAGTCCTCCTTGAGCCTGACGCAAATCAGCCTGGAGTGCGGCTTCTGCGACCAGGCGCACTTCTGCCATATGTTCACGCGCAGCGAGGGTGTCAACCCGATGACCTGGCGAAATCACCAATTGCGTCACAAGCCTCAAGAGATCGCTGCCTAG